The sequence GAATCATTTTGATAATAGAATCATTAGTTTCAGTTGGAACCCGCAGATAGCAAATACGCCGTTGGTGTACAAATATACTTGCGACCCTTTACCGAGAAATAGTCGGTATTTCGGTATTTGCTGTACTGCCTCGGGGATTTAGAACAATACAGTGaatattaaattgtataatgagTGGAATGGAACGAGGGACTTTTTCCGAAAATATCAATTATTACATTGTAGTACATAGTAGTAAacttttattgcacaaaaatacatattacgtttttggcaaaaatttcatttttggtacaagcttttatcgctgactgtacttttctttccacttgcaactaatacttatcgagacaatcctaaaaaccccaaacacaattgggttgcattgttttgtcacagaattcctatggccacctcgggtctccatcatcagatcagctcgatggtaccataatattgcattgtcaatttgtcacccgacttacctacataggtatgcacattttcagcttcattgtaagttgggaagtgggtcaaatttaacttgcaaaaatTGATACgagtacattgcaagttaataaaaagcttgcaatgtatcaaatcttgcaagttaaattaattaataacataGTACCtagatacattgcaagttaataaaaagcttgtaaataacAGCTACATTAGTAATAAGTTCAAAGGCGAACTTAACCCTTtaatctcttccagttaacctttgagtagattgTAAGCTTTTTGTGAAGTATGTCTTCAATACTTACGACTTTATCATTAGGTGTTTAATTTCATTTTGACATGCATCGCACTTACTTCCTCGCgcgtacttattttttaattgagaTACCACATAATGTAAAATAACGTGTTCTCTTTTTTTCAGATACTCAGAACGGCCTGGTCATATTTGTCGcttcttttaaatgtttgtaaataaacatttgtaacaGAATAAAGGAGAAAACATGTTTAATTGTTAtggtttcatttaattttacaagcttttctCTCACTAAATACAGTCACTTTAAGGCATTGAAACATTTTACCTGATTTCACACCCAGTAAAATTGTGTTTTAACTGGTATGTATATCCGCCAGTTTTGGAACATTCGGTACGAACtcgtcaattttattttaagaagcGGCCTCCGCCTTCTTTTGATTAGAAACTTTTCCTATCCAAGTTTTGTGTTCAGACGTATTTTTTGGCTTAGCGTCATAACACACTCAACTATAGGAGGGGGGCATCCTTTCCTTGAATGTAATACTACGAAAACAAAAATGACACTAAactatttaaataagtatattgAGTGAATTAAATTAACACGCTATTTACTCATAATTCAAGCTGAAACGGGACTTAGTAGCGTGAATTTTAAATAGCGCCACTAAAACCTATATCTTAATAAggtttttaaagtaattttattaagtacctaccggCATAAAAAGCAAAAACTTTAGTtataaaatatcaaagaaagaagttatcctaatttgtcgCTGAACTGTTCCAATAggtttaaagaattttattactcATAAGAATACGAGTTAACATTAACTCATACACTTACATGAGTTAACATACTTATACTAAGAATTAATTAACTTGAcgagaacatttttatttgttatttaacattaagTGCTAATTTATTAAGTTTTGCAAAATagacacaaaaaatatgtacgtaagtaggtagttatttattttgcccGCAGCGGCTTACACAAGTAAGTACGCGAGCACATTATATCAGTTACTATGCGCAGATTCATCCGCTGCGCAGATGCATCTCTTCAAATAATACCAAAAACCTTACTATGAACGCACTAAATCGTTAGTAGAATAACTGAAAACCTCATTATTTACCTAATTATAATCGTCACTGTAGTAGCTCATCAGGGAATGCAGGTGAAGATTGTGCTCTTTTCTTCTACCAGCGGGTATTGCCGTCGCAACAATAAGTTCTACTTATAGAGTTTCCAAACTTACCTACACCGTTTACACCTTAAATTTGGGGTTATTACGTCTATCCATTTTCAGAACTATTTCTGTTAAAAGGGATAGAGAAAGGTACCTTTATATTATGTCCCTGTCGCTCTTAGTCCGGCGAAAGGGTACCTAGATCTAATAAACCCTTACGATTCACTGATATCGCCCTTTTAAAGCAACTTCAAGTTGAAACACTTTAAAAGGTATAGAGGTATATTTTCGGCTCTAAGGCTTCTAAAAGGCTCTTTTGCATACTTAAGAACTTGTTTAAGGTATCAAGCACCTTTATCTACTTGATTTGCACTTTACGCGAAAATTCAATTACTTATGTTCCCTACCAGAGTACTTGAATAaaaggtacctatatattataaaataatctacctacctattaacTTATAGTTGAGtattcgaacttaaactatcgtcaagtcagacatatttcaaaatatttagatcagtacggtttcactcactatcacatgtcgccaaaagcgactaaaaataatagtgagtgaaaccgtactgatctaaatattttttatagttgagTAGCCTTAACCTTCTACTTATTTCTTATTCTGaagtttttaatttcatttcatcagTTTCTTAGACTGGTCTTTTACccgaacaaaaaatatttgtttacatttcgGCGATGTTATTTGATTACTAACTTACCTATATAtagattagatttagatatttattctcataatataaaattacaatataaattatcctaTACTAATCTACACGAACTATTACACCCTAAAAGCCACGCCACGTGCTAAATTATAAATAGGCCCTTTATCGTCGCAGAAACTCATAATTATATACAAGGTGTTTctgaccatggggctttaaactcagggctcgattctactcgctaaactgagatacttttattatgggaccaaccccgaaatcgcgaaaaaaaacatggctttttcatacattttggctgatcagatgtcgaagttttctatggaaaaaccAAAAAATTCGATTTATGTCGAATTCGCCCCCCAATGTTCCTAAATACAGAAGCATCATGCTATTTATCACCAAtacctaaaatttattttctcaGACATAATTTACGACATTTATTTTAGCAACACGTACTTCCAAGTACTCTTAACGGTCTGACCGTTGCTATTCCTAATCACTAGCTAGTAGCTACCTAGCTGCAATGTTTATCTAGCTAGTCAGTTTagctatagccggtcaaacaactatGTCAGTAGGTAGAAAGATGGGAATGGGGAAATTTTCTATGGGCCGATAACCCTacgtgcctacattttttaaatttgccgcttttttctactgacggaaatggcttgacaaactataacttatgtaactacctacctatacctactatgGTATTAGATATTTCtcattatatataaatactagcttttgcccgcgacttcgtctgcgtggacttagtaacagcagctaaagtatagcgcctggaaaaattctcatagcaatcattcaatttgagcatattatgcacacaaattagcaggcacttcattaattatctcaattccaccccgctttttactttcttaagggatgattttcgggataaaaactatcctatgtccttctcagggactcaacctatctctatgccaaatttcatctaaatcgattcaacggtttaagcgtgaagagggaacacacagacagaaagacagacagaccttcgcatttataatattagtatggatatggatttaTCCGGTCAAACACAGTAATGTACTATGTAAATATATGTTAAATATACTTAACTAAGTTCACTCCGTAGATACACGTAACGTACGAGTAAGTACGAGGGCTGTTCTGAAAGTTTCTAAATCCTACTTGTAGCTTGTGAAATACGCCGTTGGTAGAACAAAGGATATTATTTCCTTTGGCAGGATAGGTCCTTAGGACCACAGGAAggatttaagaagtggagccacCAAGATTTTTTTAGCGGCTCTTAGCggctttatcttgatatctaataTCGTTACTATTTTTATCGTCATCTTTATTATCTTTATCTTGATATCGTTGATGTTGTGTatctaattacattaaataataatatacgaaTATAGATATGCTTTATTTGATAGCTCAATCCATAAGTCAATGAATTCAAATTGACATTGTCCTCTAGTCATAGATAGTTAAACCATGAAGGCCTAACACTCTCCCTCGTTATTGAATTCAAGCTCAGGCTAGAGGTTTAGGCGTGTTGGAGCTTTTCTATTTCTTGAACTGCGGCGAAGTACGCGTTCTGTAGGAATCTCAACTGTCTCTGGCAATGTAACTTCCGATGCTTTTTCTAAAACTTGAGGTTCTGTTTGTACATTCGTAGGTACAGGTAATGTTACCGAGTCAGACACGACACTTTGCCTTTTACTTGGGCTTGGTACATTCTGGGCATCATGAACACCTTCAGGGTTAATGGGCGCAGCTGTTTCTACATCCGGTTGAATTGGTGTAGGTTCTGTAGTCGGTGAACTTGGCCTGGGTAAATAGACGTATGGAACATCACCGCTGCATGACGTCTTTTTTATTTGATCTGTATGTCTCTGATGTAATTTTCCTTGTACTTCGACCTCGTTGTGAAGTTTCCCTTTTCTTTCTGTAATTGTTCCAAATTTCCACTTGTTGCTGTCGTACATTCTTATTTGAACTCTATCACCTCTTCTGAATTCCTTTTTCACAATCTtgtcatcattatcatttttcATCTTTATTTCTGGTACTCTCTTGACTAAGTCTATCCTTGTTCTATATAATCTTTTAAACATCATTTCTGCTGGGCTCAAACCCGTAGCGCTGTTTGGTGTTTTCCTGTACATCATTAGAAATCTATATAGCTTGTCTTGTAATGTACCCTCTTCATTTGCCATTGCTTTCAGCTTCCTTTTTACCGTCTGTACGTATCTTTCGGCTTGGCCATTCGTCGAAGGATGAAAAGGAGCAGTAAATTTAGCCTGGATTCCATTTGATTTAAGAAATCTTTGCATTTCTTCTGACCGGAATTGTCTGCCGTTGTCTGAAACTTGCGTAATTGGTAGGCCAAATATAGTATACAActttttaagaatatttattgTTGCTGTTGATGTAATTGAATTTGTTGGTGTTACTTCTAACCACTTTGTATACGCATCCACCACGATAAGAAAGTAATGGTTCATAAACGGTCCGGCATAGTCTATGTGTACTCGGCTCCATGGCTCTTTCGGATATTCCCAAGTATGTACTGGTACTTTGATAGGATTCTTCTGCATCAAACAACATACTTTGCATTTCTTTACCATATTTTCAATGTCCGTGTCAATATGTTTTCACCAAATGTAGCTCCTGGCTAAAGCTTTCATTTTAACAATGCCTGTATGGGCTGTATGAAGTTCTTCTAATATTTGAGGTTGTAGTTTCTTAGGTATGACAATTCTTATTCCATAGAAAATGCATCCATTTTGCAGTGAAAATTCATGAAGTCGGTTAGGGTCGTCTCTACCCTACTGTATGCCCATGTAAAGCTTTTGTAGCTCTGAGTCCTTGATTGTAGCGTCTTTTATTTCTTGTAAGGTTATTGGTATCTCTGATATCTGATTTAAGTAAAACGCGTCATCATCCGTAAGGGTGTCTTTTGCTGTATCTGTTGGATTAGGTAGTCTTGAAAAATAATCAGCATTTGCATGTTCAGTCGTCTTTCTCAGCTTTATATTGTAATCGAAACCTGCTAAAAAATTTGCATAGTGTACTAGTCTGATAGCAGTAGTAGCTGGTGTCGCTTTTTCAGGGTGTAGTATTCTTGCTAATGGTTGATTGTCAATGATCAATATAATTTTTCGTCCATAGCAGTATTGGAAAAATTTCTTAAGTCCCCATATCAGTGCTGCCGCCTCTTTATCTAGCTGACTGTACCCTTTTTCTGCTTTAGATAGAGATCTTGACGCAAAAGCAATAGGTCGTTCAGTCTTGTCCGGCATAATGTGTGATAAAACCGCTCCAAATCCTGTAGGGGACGCATCTGTGGCGAGTGTACTGGTATTAATACTTTATCTCCGCATATCTCTTCcttcatttcattaaaaatctTTTCACATTCTTTTGACCATACAAACTTGGTATCTTTTTGCAACAGCTTGTAAAGTGGATTTAGTTTTGAAGCAAGATTGGGAATAAATTGTTGGTAATAATTAATCATTCCCAGAAAAGTACGGAGCGATGATACGTCTGTAGGTCGTGTACTACTTTTAATGTCGTTTACCTTATCTTGCATTGGATGAAGGCCTTTTTCGTTTATTGTGTGTCCCAAGTATGTAATTGATTTTTGGAAAAATTgacatttctttttatttacatGTAATCCGCATTCCTGTAATTTTTGGAATACCGCCTCGATCCTCTGTAGTAGTTCTGTATAAGTGCGTCCCTGTATGGCAATATCATCGAAAAAACAGGCTGTACCTTTCATTCCTTGCAGGGTTTGGTCCATGTATCGTTGCCAGATGTTCGGCGCTATTTTTACTCCAAACATTAACCTCTTCAACTTGTAGGTGCCTTTGCATGTACTAATAGCTTGCATTGCGGCTGTTTCTTCATTCGTCGTCATATGTAAGTATGCCTGATTAATGTCTAGCGTGCAAAAGTATTTCCCGCCGCTAAGTTTCGAAAATACCTCTTCTATTCTAGGGATCGGATAGTTGTCATCTTCcaggtttttatttaatgtagcTCTAAAGTCTGCACATAAGCGCACCTTTCCAGTTGGTTTTATCACAGGAACTACTGGTGTGCCCCACTGAGAATACGTTACTTTTTCTATTATCCCTTCTTCTTCTAATCGGTCTATTTCGGCTTCAACCTGGTACTGCAAAATGGTACTGGACGTGGCTTCAGAAATAGGGGTGTAGATCCTTCTTTTAACTTAAATGCAactttatagtttttaatttctCCCACTTTTTCCGAAAATAGCTCTTCATGATCTTGTAATAATTTGTTCAGTTTATCTTTAAATTCTTTCTCTGTAATATCTTCTTCCGTAATTGTTTTTAtgtcaaaatttatatttagcgCTCTCAACCATTCTCTTCCAACAACTGCGTCTACGTTATCATTGATTACAAATATTCTTCCCACAATctctttatttttgtataggattttgacTTTGCAAATTCCCATAGGTtccataatttgtttgttgtatgCACGCAGTTTTATGAGTGTATTTTGAAGTTTCGCATTTTTAAAATTCTTTTCGTAGTATTCTTTAGAGCATGTAGTAACTGCAGCTCCCGTATCAATTTCAATAGTGTGCATTTTCCCATTTATCTGCAGTGTAATGTTGAATTTATCTGTAGATGAAttactatgtattttttttatttcgtatatttCTTCTTCACTTTCGATGAATGATAGGTCACTATCCATATCTAGTTGTTTTTGGTCTCTGAAACAGACTGACTGTACATGTCCCTTGGTGTAGCATTTCTTGCagtacaatttatttttcagcTTACATTGAGTAGCTTTGTGGTTCTCTTTTCCGCATCGAAAGCAAGTGATGTTATCCCTCGTATTCTTATTTCcgttgtatgtatttttattttcattatgtgTATTAGCATCTCTAttacatgtatttctgttttcaTTGTATGTACTTGTATTACCATTAAATGTACTGTTTCTGTATCTATTCTTTATTgatattttgtttatgttagGCTCTATTTCCTGTcccatttcttttgtttcagatTTGGATGTTTCTATAGCCAAGGCAATCTTGATTATGTCATCAAACTTTGTATCAGGAGATTCTTGTAgcagtttttctttaatttcagAGCTTCGGAGCCCGCGTATGAATTGGACACGTAGATGTGTGTCAAATGTTGTTTCTTTGCAATTATGGCATATGAAATTGCATTTACCTCCTATTTCTTTGAGTCCGGCTACATAATTGGCTATACTTTCGCCTTCATGCTGTAATCGCAGGCAAAACTTGTGTTGTTGTGCTACTTCACCGGGTTCGGGTGCAATTCGATTTTTCAGTAGCTTCACTAGGTTGTCGTAAGACTTTGTTTCAGGCGTACTCGGTGCCGTTATATTTTTCGACACTTGGTAGTATTTCGGCCCGATACAGTTTAAGAAAATTTGTAACTTTATACTTGCATCCGTAACGCCTTTAagagtaatttaattttgtagccGTTGTAAATAACTATCGAATGATTCGTGTATTTCATCGTAAGGTTGGAGTGTAATTCCGCTTACTGGTTTTGTATTTGCGCTTTGATTAAGTAATGCGCTTTGCAAAATTATTTGTTGGTTTTGCATACCTATCATGGTTTCCATCATTTCGGTGAGAACTTCTGTTAGTTTTTCCATTGTAAAGGAATTAGTCACCTAGCTGTAGTTTGAGGTGCCACGGATATAACTTCGCGtggaattgttatttttttattatttaatcacaACTCGTCGCCATTCTGTTGTGTatctaattacattaaataataatatacgaaTATAGATATGCTTTATTTGATAGCTCAATCCATAAGTCAATGAATTCAAATTGACATTGTCCTCTAGTCATAGATAGTTAAACCATGAAGGCCTAACAGTTGATATCAACGTTTTTGATCATTTCAGTTATTTAAGGCCAAAGTTGATcattataagtaagtattattagtacaacctagctgaaacgtcggaaaaaaggtaaaataatgaaatttaatcgcgttagacccgttaatgacattaattatgtatacaaaatgcgagagtttaaagtgagATCACAGCATACTGTTTAGTTCTGTGGGTGAGATAAACATTGTGACAAAACGTGCATTTCCATAAATCTCACGTGAAATTTGGGGTAGAACGGGGTTCTCGACCAAAAATTTGATCAATAGCCGATTAACCGATTTAGACGAAATTTGGGATGGTATACatctttgatttagttgaaaatgataccaaacatgacttcaaacctaaacttaaacagtatttACCTCAAGAATTCAgtttcggcgaagaagctgaattcccccaCACCCCATTTCACACCTATAAAGGATGATTTTTATGGCTTAGTAGCTTCAATTTaatgatgtagatatcaagataaaattgagagccccaaataaactttcaagaggaTATCTTGAAGATATCGAAATACTTGgctaaattaaacttgtagcaaatctAATCAGCTTTTGTTTTGTGTAAGTAGTCATGTCACTAAGACGCAATGTTtccaagatatgtgaaaaaccgaaaaatgggatcTTCAAACTCCTCTTCcccccggctcaagggctactacggccggggacttttgatatgttcaccttcttagtccaaacaaagttaccgagtcaaaaattgtgttccaagcatttccctttATACCTTCTTGTTGATTGGCCTATGAACATAGCACGCGCAAATATCCCAAATCCCAACATGCGCAATGCTTCATGCAGCGTGTGCAAGCCACATCCCGCTAAAACGCGTTAACGCCGCACATACAtgcgcatccaggccataattgtttttaaaaaaacgcacATCCATGGCAACATTTGTCTAAACGTCAAGCTCTTAAATTTGACGTTTTGATTTGACTTTTGAATTTTGATTCAGGACTGCGTATTTTCGCGTGCGATCAAGCTGTGTGTGCcggcaaaaataaatatgtctaaCAAAAAGCACAAGGAAATAGATCACGAGGAGAGCGGGAGCGAAGAAGAGCAGGATTCTGGCAGTGAGAGAGATTCTGATTTCGACTCCGATGGGAACTTCGTGGGAGACAAGGTAGACACAATATAACCTAAAAATACACATGGTGGAACAACAAAAacttcaatttatttttcaggATTTTGTTCAAACTTAGCAGTTGAGAgatgtaaattaattatttaaaacattgtTTATCTACGTAAAGTAATGTTAGGGTACTTGTAACGCTCCAGTTGAGCTCGGCGCTCAGAAACCAGACCTCGTAAATATCGTAAACAATGAGATGGTGTCGGGTTGCGCCGCTCTTGTAACTCGTTTTGCACTTATTTTCAATTGTTGTTCATTGTTCGAGTTCAAGCAGGTGCACATTGCCATGAACTAAAACAGTGCAAAATATGAGTAAATTTACTTTGCAATTTGTAATTAGGTGAAgttgtgacttattttatttttttcaatttgtcCCTCTCATGAAGCTCAGGCCTTAGACCATACTGCATCTTGTTTTTctaagttggtcaaaccaaattgtcagtaaataagaacaaataaaactatactcatccttttcttttgggtgctagtattagtgtaagacaaagatagtatgattctctctgtctgtttgaaatgagacagtcctttacagtgacaaactatagttagaCTGATGTATGTTTTTTTGTGATTATCTCATAATTTTATCTTAGGAACTTCAAGCAGATTTTGAAGGACGCAACCCAGAAGACTGTGACTTCCATGGCATAAAGCAGCTTCTGAGGCAACTGTTCCTCAAAACAAATGTGGACTTGGGAGCACTTACGCAAATTATAATCTGTAAGTATTGGTATTGCACAATATTGTAGCCATAATTCAGTTGTTAGTTACAATTAGCTACAATTCAATAGTTTTTACCACTGTGACAGAATGGCCTAGGGTTCATGGTGTTAGCTGCGATAACTACAGATGCCAGTTCAAATCCGGGCTCCACCACTGgtgggctttgtcactttttttttagtttaaaagtgacTACAATCTGGCCCTCCCAGACGGAACAAGACTATcccaatatattaatatataattaatagctagacagttgtaattttcacagatgatgtatttctgttgccgctataacaacgaatactaaaaagtatggaaccctcggtgggcgagtccgactcgcacttgtccagttttcgTTTTCCTAGAATAGTTTACATAGATTTTTATATGCCTACAGTTATATTATCTATACTTCTATTCCAGCTCAAAATTACGTTGGCAGCGTGGTGAAGCAGTGCCTAGATGACCCtgtagatgatgatgatgaggatgACGGCAGCGACGGAGTGTTTGGAGTCACCACTGTTATTAACATCACTAAGAGAAAGGTTAGGAATATTTGCCATGATGTTAGAGCACTTAGAGCCATTAATGTATGTatgcaataggggatattactgcaatgttctgccaccagagtgcaggactagcctttttagtaaaccatagagtaacttatacatactgtacctttaacaggtttttgacaagttttcagagataataaaatatgacattgatgcatcaaggcggtttgtttacagaggatctaccgggaaacgcgaatccgaaatttcgctatctgcctcttcattgctcgaatatgcaagagagataacgaaatttccattttcttgtttcgcgatagaccctcagaccTCAGACCCTCTGTGGTAGTGGCGCGAGTGAGTTTCATAAATATTCATACAGGCCTTCATTTTCTTTAATCAATATAATCAAACTAGAACTGGAATGTTTCCCTGAACCAGACTTTCTAGCggtagtttttttaaagaaaaaaggaTGCAAATAAACATACCTACAGCTTTAACCCGCTTCCACAAAATGTCccactatcttcgctttcggccatagggaaATGAGTACTGGAGAAAGtggagaaattacatacagttttGTTTCACAATGGTGTTCTTCTCTAGATTGACCATAATTTCAAGAGAGAATCCAATGCCCGTGAAATTTATCAGATTAATTGACAGTTATAAAGACTTTAAATTGGCAGTTAgatataatttcagtgaaaaaaattatttactttttacgttcaaaactttgtccagatttcactgcATTTATGTTAATTGAGGTGTACATAATAATTTCGTATTTAAATTCGTATTTTGTAGCAAGAGCCGGCGATAGAGCAAGTCACAGCCCTCCTAAACCAGCTTGCAGAGGACAATGCCGACGACAGAACCAAAGCTCTCATCAAAAAGATCCTGTCCGATGACTCCAACCATGTTGGTTTTGTGATTAATGAAAGGTATGTCTTGTCACCTTATGGTTATCTGAAACTACATAGCTATATCTTTTGACTTTCTTGTCGCAATATGTCAGCTTTCTATTTTACACACTATAATTTTAGTGACAATGTCAATTTTAGGGTTATGATTGTAGCAGTGTTTGTATGAATGAGTATGTTTGTGTAGTCCCACAGTATTGTCAAAACTACTGATGCCacagcaatgtatttttttatatatggtaaatgttgaataattttttattcataactGGACT is a genomic window of Cydia strobilella chromosome 20, ilCydStro3.1, whole genome shotgun sequence containing:
- the LOC134750540 gene encoding protein BCCIP homolog codes for the protein MSNKKHKEIDHEESGSEEEQDSGSERDSDFDSDGNFVGDKELQADFEGRNPEDCDFHGIKQLLRQLFLKTNVDLGALTQIIISQNYVGSVVKQCLDDPVDDDDEDDGSDGVFGVTTVINITKRKQEPAIEQVTALLNQLAEDNADDRTKALIKKILSDDSNHVGFVINERILNIPAAISVPLFSSLQSELDKAIKKNMPYTFQYLIWICKTYNTGDEASEILYANQEEKPLADEALASFDVDVSEQVDFSQWEYEGGAMTPGRKVLIFEGKKFNHLVRLLKEEVEGGV